Proteins encoded in a region of the Nitrospirota bacterium genome:
- the hflK gene encoding FtsH protease activity modulator HflK: MVWDPKDPWSKKSDPLEDALKQAQSQFKNLMPSSGFRNVALAGLVVFLAWQSAFIVAPDEEGVVKRFGVPVRTVGPGPHGKIPLIETVLQPKVEKLHRIEVGFRTDRQGRQQMLAQEALMLTGDMNILAIEFIVQYKIKESANYLFNVAEIHETIGKAAEAAMREVVGKGKIDEALTTGKAQIQQDTMVLLQSLLDQYQCGVQVAAIQLQDVSPPEAVAAAFKDVTNAKEDREKLINQSQSYRNDILPKAKGEAAQVVNQAKGNAQARLNRAQGEANRFVATLKEYNQAKDIISKRIYIETMEEILPNIEKIIIDGKAGDRVLPYLPLERLKSKTGTAVEEQRP, from the coding sequence ATGGTTTGGGACCCCAAAGATCCTTGGAGTAAGAAGAGTGACCCGCTTGAGGATGCCCTCAAGCAGGCCCAATCGCAATTCAAGAATCTGATGCCCTCGAGCGGCTTCAGAAACGTCGCCCTCGCCGGATTGGTCGTCTTCCTGGCCTGGCAAAGCGCGTTTATCGTCGCCCCGGATGAGGAGGGCGTCGTCAAGCGATTCGGCGTCCCTGTCAGAACCGTAGGACCAGGCCCCCATGGGAAAATCCCTCTGATCGAAACCGTCCTGCAACCAAAAGTCGAAAAACTCCACCGCATAGAGGTTGGCTTCCGTACGGATCGGCAAGGCCGTCAGCAGATGCTGGCGCAGGAAGCCCTGATGCTCACCGGCGACATGAACATCCTGGCCATCGAATTCATCGTCCAATACAAGATCAAAGAATCGGCGAACTATCTCTTTAACGTCGCAGAAATTCATGAGACGATCGGCAAAGCTGCTGAGGCGGCTATGCGAGAAGTGGTCGGCAAGGGCAAGATCGACGAGGCCTTGACGACCGGGAAAGCCCAAATCCAACAAGATACCATGGTCCTTCTCCAGTCCCTTCTCGACCAGTATCAATGCGGCGTTCAGGTCGCAGCCATCCAACTCCAGGACGTCAGTCCTCCCGAAGCCGTGGCGGCTGCGTTCAAGGATGTAACAAATGCGAAGGAAGATCGCGAGAAACTGATCAACCAGTCGCAGAGCTATCGCAACGACATTCTCCCCAAAGCCAAAGGCGAAGCGGCTCAGGTCGTCAACCAGGCCAAAGGCAACGCTCAGGCCCGACTCAATCGTGCTCAGGGTGAAGCCAACCGTTTTGTAGCGACCCTGAAAGAATACAATCAAGCCAAAGACATCATCAGTAAGCGGATTTATATCGAAACCATGGAAGAGATCCTGCCGAATATCGAGAAAATCATCATCGATGGCAAGGCCGGAGATCGCGTGCTTCCATACCTCCCGCTAGAGCGACTCAAGTCCAAAACCGGCACCGCCGTTGAGGAGCAGAGACCATGA
- a CDS encoding metalloregulator ArsR/SmtB family transcription factor: protein MPILSGKNRTKTAELCHALADETRLDILDQLKEGERCVCELTDALQTGQSRLSFHLKVLKDAGLILDRPEGRWIYYAINFEAVEELEELVGSLKLTRRTIRPNSHC, encoded by the coding sequence ATGCCGATCTTATCTGGAAAGAATCGAACCAAAACCGCCGAGCTGTGCCATGCGCTGGCAGATGAGACCAGGCTGGATATTCTCGATCAGCTCAAGGAGGGCGAACGGTGCGTCTGCGAGCTGACTGATGCCCTTCAGACCGGGCAGTCGCGTCTATCTTTTCATTTAAAGGTCTTGAAGGACGCAGGCTTGATTCTCGATCGACCGGAAGGCCGCTGGATTTATTACGCCATCAATTTCGAAGCGGTTGAGGAACTTGAAGAGCTTGTCGGCTCGCTCAAATTAACGAGAAGAACTATTCGCCCGAACTCACATTGTTGA
- the arsB gene encoding ACR3 family arsenite efflux transporter yields the protein MQMEAPLVLEKQLNPFERYLTVWVTLCMIAGIVIGQAAPGFVQTLRAMEFGQGSHINLPIAILIWLMIVPMMMKVDFASIRHVGTRPTGLVITLFVNWVVKPFSMALLAWFFFRVVFAAWITPTEADQYIAGTIILAAAPCTAMVFVWSYLTDGDPAYTLVQVSVNDLIMLLLFAPIVGLLVSGASSLAVPFDVLLYSVLAFIVIPLAIGWGLRMWLVQQQGQRWLEDVLLPKFSPVTIMALLLTLVFIFAFQSQNIMGKTVHVALIAVPILLQVYLNASLAYGLMYRFHVPYAIAAPGALIGASNFFELAVATAIALFGPESGAALATVVGVLVEVPVMLSVCGVCNRTRHWFRPEVAA from the coding sequence ATGCAGATGGAAGCGCCACTCGTCCTTGAGAAGCAGCTGAATCCTTTTGAGCGGTATCTGACCGTCTGGGTCACCCTCTGTATGATCGCGGGTATCGTGATCGGCCAGGCGGCTCCCGGTTTTGTCCAGACCTTGCGGGCGATGGAGTTCGGTCAAGGTAGCCATATCAACTTGCCGATTGCCATCCTCATCTGGCTGATGATCGTGCCGATGATGATGAAGGTCGATTTCGCCTCCATTCGCCACGTCGGGACTCGCCCGACCGGATTGGTCATCACCCTGTTCGTCAATTGGGTGGTTAAACCTTTTTCGATGGCCCTCTTGGCCTGGTTCTTCTTCCGCGTCGTCTTTGCCGCCTGGATCACACCGACCGAAGCCGATCAATACATCGCGGGGACGATTATTCTGGCCGCGGCGCCCTGTACCGCGATGGTATTTGTTTGGAGCTATCTCACGGATGGGGACCCCGCCTATACGTTAGTCCAGGTGTCCGTGAACGATCTCATCATGCTCCTGCTCTTTGCGCCGATTGTCGGGCTCCTGGTAAGCGGCGCGTCATCGCTCGCTGTTCCGTTCGATGTCTTGCTCTATTCAGTCCTGGCGTTCATCGTGATTCCGCTGGCGATTGGGTGGGGGCTTCGTATGTGGCTCGTGCAGCAACAGGGCCAGCGATGGCTTGAAGACGTGCTCTTACCGAAATTTTCCCCGGTCACCATTATGGCCTTGCTCCTCACCTTGGTCTTCATCTTCGCCTTCCAATCCCAGAACATCATGGGCAAGACCGTTCATGTGGCGTTGATTGCCGTGCCGATCCTCTTGCAAGTGTATCTGAATGCCTCATTGGCCTATGGGCTCATGTATCGGTTTCATGTGCCCTATGCGATCGCCGCGCCGGGTGCGTTGATCGGGGCCAGCAACTTTTTCGAATTGGCGGTGGCGACGGCCATTGCGCTGTTCGGTCCCGAGTCCGGCGCTGCTTTGGCAACGGTGGTGGGTGTGTTGGTGGAGGTGCCGGTCATGTTATCGGTCTGTGGGGTCTGTAATCGGACCAGGCATTGGTTCAGGCCTGAGGTGGCAGCATGA
- a CDS encoding arsenate reductase ArsC has protein sequence MKERVLFLCTGNSARSQMAEGWLRHLAGDRFEVFSAGTHPVGLNPGSVESMAEVGIDISGHRSKSAVEFSSMPIDYVITVCDRANETCPRWPGAVRLIHWSFDDPAALSDAAERRQVFRRVRDEIAMAIRTFLASVAG, from the coding sequence ATGAAGGAGCGAGTCTTATTCCTCTGTACCGGTAATTCGGCTCGAAGCCAAATGGCGGAGGGTTGGTTGCGGCATCTGGCGGGCGACCGATTTGAGGTCTTCAGCGCGGGGACCCATCCGGTCGGCCTGAATCCCGGGTCGGTCGAATCCATGGCCGAGGTCGGAATCGATATCTCAGGGCACCGGTCCAAATCGGCGGTAGAATTCTCGTCTATGCCCATCGACTATGTGATCACAGTGTGCGATCGCGCCAACGAGACCTGTCCTCGTTGGCCAGGAGCGGTTCGACTCATCCATTGGAGTTTCGACGATCCTGCAGCCCTGTCCGATGCGGCTGAACGGCGACAAGTATTCCGGCGAGTCCGGGACGAGATCGCCATGGCTATTCGGACGTTTCTCGCCTCAGTGGCTGGATGA
- a CDS encoding inorganic phosphate transporter, with the protein MDIALPAFALVFALAFANGANDVSKAIATLVGSGVTNYRSAIAWGTAWTVVGAASAALVAGAMVKTFSHGLVQTGTIIEPAATLAVLTGAMAWVLFASHTGLPVSTTHALTGAIVGTGFFAFAGEGLIWSAIGNKIALPLLLSPFLALTLSILLHPAIRALAKKWEGSCLCVMPSSHALVAIDVRGDTRTLFQASSFGQPVMAVPSQCDRAGLQGLVVGLDTIHWLSSGLASFARGTNDAPKIVAILLLGSATAAWPNTSSQLAAFGGVAVAMGLGSYFGGLRVTKVLAEKVTRMDHAEGLSANLTTSSLVLLSGSLGLPVSTTHVSSSAIIGIGLLKGLNNVRWTTVRDMVLAWVVTLPASAFLASLVYLILTYLL; encoded by the coding sequence ATGGACATCGCCCTACCCGCCTTTGCCCTCGTCTTTGCCCTCGCGTTTGCCAATGGCGCGAACGATGTCTCCAAAGCGATTGCGACCTTAGTGGGCAGCGGCGTCACGAACTATCGCTCGGCTATCGCCTGGGGCACTGCCTGGACCGTAGTCGGCGCAGCTTCGGCTGCTCTTGTCGCCGGGGCGATGGTCAAGACCTTCAGCCATGGCCTCGTCCAGACCGGCACGATTATCGAACCGGCTGCCACATTGGCGGTCTTGACCGGAGCAATGGCCTGGGTACTCTTCGCCTCGCACACGGGCTTGCCTGTCTCCACGACTCATGCGCTCACCGGGGCCATCGTCGGCACCGGCTTCTTCGCCTTCGCCGGAGAAGGATTGATCTGGTCCGCGATCGGAAACAAGATCGCCCTTCCCTTATTGCTCAGTCCATTTCTTGCCCTCACCCTGTCGATTCTGCTTCATCCAGCGATTCGCGCACTCGCAAAGAAATGGGAAGGCTCCTGCCTATGCGTGATGCCGTCATCCCATGCATTAGTGGCTATCGATGTGCGCGGGGACACCAGAACGTTGTTTCAGGCCTCCAGCTTCGGTCAGCCGGTCATGGCCGTACCGTCGCAATGCGACCGTGCCGGATTGCAGGGATTGGTTGTGGGACTCGATACGATCCATTGGCTTTCGAGCGGACTTGCATCGTTCGCTCGCGGCACGAACGATGCGCCGAAAATTGTGGCCATACTTCTGCTCGGGAGCGCAACCGCCGCATGGCCCAACACCTCGTCTCAGCTGGCCGCGTTCGGAGGAGTCGCCGTGGCGATGGGACTGGGGAGTTACTTTGGAGGGTTGCGGGTGACGAAAGTCCTGGCCGAAAAGGTCACACGTATGGACCATGCGGAGGGGCTATCCGCCAACCTGACCACATCTTCGCTCGTGCTCCTTTCGGGATCGCTGGGATTGCCGGTCTCGACGACCCATGTCAGCAGTTCGGCCATTATCGGCATAGGTCTGCTCAAGGGCCTGAACAACGTCCGCTGGACGACCGTACGTGACATGGTCCTGGCGTGGGTCGTGACGCTGCCGGCCTCAGCGTTTCTAGCGAGCCTTGTGTACCTCATCCTCACTTACCTGCTCTAG
- the arsS gene encoding arsenosugar biosynthesis radical SAM protein ArsS (Some members of this family are selenoproteins.) yields the protein MALTLLGQQSPLASPAEQLKRLGTITSTPPFDRQLDRIGLLPLRATGITVFQVNVGKLCNQTCRHCHVDAGPDRTESMSRETAELCMQALAKTDIPTVDITGGAPELNPNFRWLVEQARALGRHVLDRCNLSVLLIPSQAGLAEFLAAHQVEIIASLPSYQASQTDAQRGDGIFQKSIEALRLLNRLGYGQPDSGLALNLVYNPVGAFLPPKQAAIEAQFRKELRAKHGVEFNHLYTITNMPVSRYLEFLVESGNYEQYMERLANAFNPAAAAGVMCRYTISVSWDGRLYDCDFNQMLDLPVDHGMPAHIRDFDPVQLNQRQITTRNHCYGCTAGTGSSCGGSVTT from the coding sequence ATGGCGCTAACCCTATTGGGACAACAGAGCCCCCTGGCCTCCCCCGCAGAACAATTGAAGCGGCTCGGAACCATCACGAGCACTCCGCCCTTCGACCGGCAACTCGATCGGATTGGGCTGCTCCCCCTTCGCGCCACGGGAATCACCGTCTTTCAAGTCAACGTCGGCAAACTCTGCAACCAGACCTGCCGCCATTGCCATGTAGATGCGGGACCGGATCGGACTGAGAGCATGTCCCGAGAAACGGCAGAGCTCTGCATGCAGGCGCTCGCCAAAACCGATATTCCTACGGTCGATATCACCGGGGGGGCACCGGAACTAAACCCAAACTTTCGCTGGCTGGTCGAACAGGCCCGCGCACTCGGACGGCATGTACTGGATCGTTGCAATCTGTCGGTGCTGCTGATTCCTTCACAGGCAGGCTTAGCCGAATTTCTGGCCGCCCACCAGGTCGAGATTATCGCCTCACTCCCCTCCTACCAGGCCAGTCAAACCGATGCCCAACGGGGCGACGGAATCTTTCAGAAATCGATCGAGGCACTGCGTCTGCTCAATCGGCTCGGCTATGGCCAGCCCGACAGCGGCCTCGCCCTGAACCTTGTCTACAATCCAGTCGGAGCCTTTCTTCCGCCCAAACAAGCAGCGATTGAGGCACAGTTTCGCAAAGAACTCCGGGCCAAACATGGCGTCGAGTTCAACCATCTCTACACGATCACCAACATGCCGGTGAGCCGATACTTGGAGTTTCTGGTGGAGAGCGGAAATTATGAGCAGTATATGGAGCGGCTCGCTAACGCCTTCAACCCTGCTGCCGCGGCCGGCGTCATGTGCCGCTATACAATCTCAGTCAGCTGGGATGGCAGACTCTACGACTGCGACTTCAACCAGATGCTGGATCTGCCGGTCGACCACGGCATGCCCGCCCACATCCGCGACTTCGATCCGGTGCAGCTGAATCAGCGCCAGATCACGACCCGCAACCATTGCTATGGCTGCACCGCCGGAACAGGCTCATCGTGCGGCGGGTCTGTCACCACCTAA
- a CDS encoding methyltransferase domain-containing protein: protein MPLDEIEQKVSERYARAASTGEQMCCPTSYDMANLKSFIPEEVLKISYGCGTPAGLKTVRPGETVLDIGSGGGIDCFEASRLVGPTGRVIGIDMTDTMLEIARKNAVVVATNLGYPASNVEFKKGVADAMPVAENTVDLIISNCVINLAPDKRKVFREMFRVAKPGGRFTVSDIVADQPVPQYLIHDAKKWGDCLSGALTLTDYMGGMTDAGFVGIHLITSSPWQRIDGIHFFSVTLTGYKLPTQLPTAAPRYATLRGPFSRVVDERGTAYLRGIPQPLTPDLALLLSQPPFDALFVFSPTPLWLDRADPRWASVVPSQDPCLWSGDFALLAGPFLEACDDDHHLFRRGEPVEVCAKTRRVLETEGYRSHFAILNRASEPAAGDATTCAPDGGCC, encoded by the coding sequence ATGCCTTTAGACGAAATTGAACAAAAAGTCAGCGAGCGTTATGCCCGTGCCGCCAGTACGGGCGAACAGATGTGTTGCCCGACCAGTTACGACATGGCGAACCTCAAATCCTTTATCCCGGAAGAGGTCCTCAAGATCTCCTACGGATGCGGCACACCGGCCGGCCTGAAAACGGTACGCCCCGGCGAAACAGTGCTGGACATCGGCTCGGGGGGCGGCATCGACTGTTTTGAAGCCTCGCGCCTCGTCGGTCCGACCGGCCGAGTGATCGGCATCGATATGACCGATACGATGCTGGAGATCGCCCGCAAGAACGCCGTCGTGGTCGCCACCAACCTTGGTTATCCCGCCTCCAATGTCGAGTTTAAGAAGGGGGTGGCCGACGCCATGCCGGTGGCGGAGAATACGGTCGACTTGATCATCTCCAATTGCGTCATCAACCTCGCGCCCGATAAGCGGAAGGTGTTCCGCGAGATGTTCCGCGTCGCCAAGCCAGGCGGTCGATTCACGGTTTCCGATATCGTGGCCGACCAGCCCGTCCCGCAGTACCTGATCCACGATGCGAAAAAATGGGGCGATTGTTTGTCCGGCGCCCTCACACTCACCGACTACATGGGAGGCATGACCGACGCGGGGTTCGTCGGCATTCATCTCATCACCTCGTCACCCTGGCAGCGGATCGACGGTATCCATTTCTTCTCGGTAACCTTAACCGGCTACAAATTGCCAACACAACTCCCGACCGCCGCCCCGCGTTATGCGACGCTGCGCGGCCCCTTCAGTCGAGTGGTAGATGAACGGGGCACGGCTTACCTGCGCGGGATTCCTCAACCACTGACGCCGGACCTGGCCCTTCTCCTCAGTCAGCCTCCTTTTGACGCCTTGTTTGTCTTCTCGCCCACTCCGCTCTGGCTGGACCGGGCCGATCCTCGCTGGGCCTCCGTGGTTCCCTCACAGGATCCGTGCCTATGGTCAGGCGATTTCGCGCTCCTGGCCGGTCCGTTCCTGGAAGCCTGCGATGACGACCACCACCTGTTCCGGCGCGGCGAACCGGTCGAAGTCTGCGCCAAGACGCGCAGGGTGCTCGAAACGGAGGGCTATCGCTCGCACTTCGCCATTCTCAATCGCGCCAGCGAACCGGCGGCAGGTGACGCCACTACCTGCGCCCCTGACGGAGGCTGCTGCTGA
- a CDS encoding cytochrome P460 family protein, which translates to MYKQFASSLVFSGLLLVIGGCNTTESSDSKMKAADTKTTMAPLMAAPAGPDGTVALPADYRSWPKFLGDIPKGEAKQVRDIYINRTGARTSAGQPFPNGTVMVMEIYKATMDGDKLATGMDGKPVKGDLAKVFVMGKEQGWGDKLPDNLKNGDWAYAAYDAASKPLMEDFTKCRACHMPLAQKDFVHRYDEYFEKRGKM; encoded by the coding sequence ATGTACAAACAGTTTGCCTCGTCCCTTGTCTTCAGCGGATTGCTGCTCGTCATAGGCGGCTGCAACACGACAGAGTCGTCCGACTCCAAGATGAAGGCTGCCGATACCAAGACGACAATGGCCCCCTTGATGGCGGCCCCTGCTGGCCCTGATGGCACCGTCGCCCTTCCCGCCGACTACAGGTCCTGGCCCAAGTTCCTGGGCGATATCCCAAAAGGCGAGGCTAAGCAGGTGCGGGACATCTACATCAATCGAACCGGTGCCCGAACCTCGGCAGGCCAACCCTTCCCGAATGGGACCGTGATGGTGATGGAAATCTACAAGGCCACGATGGATGGCGACAAACTGGCGACCGGCATGGATGGGAAGCCGGTGAAGGGCGACCTGGCCAAGGTGTTCGTGATGGGCAAGGAGCAGGGCTGGGGCGACAAGCTCCCCGACAATCTGAAAAACGGCGATTGGGCCTACGCCGCCTATGACGCAGCCAGCAAACCCCTGATGGAAGACTTTACGAAGTGCCGCGCCTGCCACATGCCGTTAGCGCAGAAGGATTTTGTGCATCGGTACGATGAGTACTTCGAGAAGCGCGGAAAGATGTAG
- a CDS encoding DUF2784 domain-containing protein — MWYGWLADLTLCIHAGFVLFVIFGGFLTVKWPCAAWVHLPAVLWGATVEFTGWICPLTPLENWLRGQAGQQGYREDFLSHYLLSTLYPDGLTRDRQLLFGLVVLTINLSVYGWLWRRSQQQRP; from the coding sequence ATGTGGTATGGATGGCTCGCAGACCTGACCCTGTGCATACATGCCGGATTTGTCCTCTTCGTGATATTCGGCGGATTCTTGACGGTGAAGTGGCCCTGCGCTGCCTGGGTACACCTGCCGGCAGTGCTGTGGGGGGCGACCGTCGAATTCACCGGCTGGATCTGCCCGCTGACGCCGCTGGAAAATTGGCTGCGCGGACAGGCTGGCCAACAGGGCTATCGCGAAGACTTTCTCTCCCACTACCTGTTGTCGACCTTGTATCCAGACGGCCTGACTCGCGACAGACAACTCCTGTTCGGCCTCGTCGTCCTGACCATCAATCTCTCGGTATATGGATGGTTGTGGCGTCGATCTCAGCAGCAACGGCCTTGA
- a CDS encoding DUF488 domain-containing protein, with translation MPAPPTIWTIGHSTRPIGEFTDLLHAHTINFLVDVRTVPRSRHNPQFNTEALAESLRASGLNYLHMPTLGGLRKARKDSINDGWSNASFRGYADYMQQDEFRDALEALMTHGRQGSLAIMCAEAVPWRCHRSLIADALAIRGWTVRHILSPAKADEHRLTTFAVIDGDRIVYPQPADPLAPPRLF, from the coding sequence ATGCCTGCCCCGCCGACCATCTGGACCATTGGCCATTCGACCAGACCGATCGGTGAGTTCACCGATCTCCTCCATGCCCATACCATCAATTTCCTCGTCGACGTGCGAACCGTTCCTCGGTCGCGTCACAACCCGCAGTTCAATACGGAGGCCCTCGCTGAGAGCCTGAGAGCTTCAGGTCTCAACTATCTCCATATGCCGACCCTTGGAGGACTGCGAAAGGCCCGAAAGGATTCGATCAACGACGGATGGAGCAATGCCAGCTTTCGAGGCTATGCCGACTATATGCAGCAGGACGAATTCCGGGATGCACTGGAAGCGCTGATGACGCATGGCCGGCAAGGATCACTTGCGATCATGTGTGCCGAAGCTGTCCCTTGGCGCTGTCACCGATCCTTGATTGCCGATGCGCTGGCGATCAGAGGCTGGACCGTCAGACATATCCTCTCGCCGGCCAAGGCCGACGAACATCGGCTGACGACATTCGCGGTCATCGACGGAGACAGGATCGTCTATCCTCAGCCGGCCGATCCCTTGGCTCCGCCCCGGCTCTTCTGA
- a CDS encoding TfoX/Sxy family protein: MAPKHDGFRDFVLDQLSGLPGLTSRAMFGGYGLYQGDRFFGIIHKGRLYFKTDRLTMPHYRDRGMKPFTPTSTQTLKNYYEVPVDIVEAPEDLLTWASHAAQG; this comes from the coding sequence ATGGCACCAAAACACGACGGGTTTCGAGACTTCGTCCTGGATCAACTCAGCGGGCTGCCAGGACTGACCTCCCGTGCCATGTTCGGTGGATACGGACTCTACCAAGGAGACCGGTTCTTCGGGATCATCCACAAGGGCCGGCTCTACTTTAAAACCGATCGGTTGACCATGCCGCACTATCGCGACCGGGGCATGAAGCCCTTCACACCCACGTCCACTCAGACGCTCAAGAATTACTACGAAGTTCCGGTCGATATCGTAGAAGCGCCCGAGGATCTCCTCACCTGGGCCTCTCACGCCGCACAGGGATAA
- a CDS encoding methyltransferase domain-containing protein — protein MAPQPTAQQLIEGQRQDWNRVAGGWEKWDRFFDEQLACLNHRLVADARLRAGMQMLDLGSGTGYPAILGAQTVGPTGQVIGMDLAEQMLAAARRKATALGLANMTFQTGDVTSLPFEAHAFDAVTSRFCLMFLPEIPKAATEIARVLKPGGWVAAAVWSAPEKNPSIGLSMMAIKQVIELPPPDPTAPGIFRLAKPDDLAGMLQQAGLIDVTDQEFLAEWSYASADEYYTSLMDIAAPIQNLMARLSPAQTQEVRRLITQAVTPYQEGHRIVFPLAVRIVAARKPR, from the coding sequence ATGGCTCCACAACCGACCGCGCAGCAACTCATCGAGGGCCAACGTCAGGATTGGAACCGTGTCGCCGGCGGCTGGGAGAAGTGGGACCGGTTCTTTGACGAGCAGCTAGCCTGTCTGAACCATCGTCTCGTGGCCGATGCCAGGCTGCGAGCGGGCATGCAGATGCTCGACTTGGGTTCCGGCACCGGCTATCCCGCAATACTAGGCGCACAAACCGTTGGACCAACAGGCCAGGTCATCGGGATGGATCTCGCCGAGCAGATGCTCGCTGCCGCGAGGCGCAAAGCGACAGCGCTTGGGCTGGCGAATATGACCTTTCAAACCGGCGACGTGACGAGCCTACCCTTCGAGGCTCACGCCTTCGACGCAGTGACGAGTCGCTTCTGCCTGATGTTTTTGCCGGAAATTCCCAAAGCCGCGACAGAGATCGCGCGCGTGCTCAAGCCGGGAGGCTGGGTCGCAGCCGCTGTCTGGTCGGCGCCGGAGAAGAATCCGTCGATCGGCCTCTCGATGATGGCCATCAAGCAGGTCATCGAGCTGCCGCCGCCGGACCCCACTGCGCCAGGCATCTTCAGGCTCGCAAAGCCAGACGATCTGGCGGGGATGCTCCAGCAGGCCGGATTGATCGATGTGACAGACCAGGAGTTCCTCGCGGAATGGTCCTATGCGTCAGCCGATGAGTACTATACGAGCCTCATGGACATCGCCGCGCCGATTCAGAATCTCATGGCACGACTCTCGCCGGCACAGACCCAAGAGGTGAGACGCCTCATCACCCAAGCCGTGACCCCATACCAGGAGGGTCATCGCATTGTATTCCCCCTTGCCGTGCGGATCGTCGCAGCACGCAAACCCCGCTGA
- a CDS encoding MoaD/ThiS family protein: protein MTIHIPSALRSYTQQQGEVEAGGRTLAELVSALDQRYPGIRFRIITEQDTIRPHIRIFVNDQQRSHLTAPLQPEDRISIVCALSGG, encoded by the coding sequence ATGACGATCCATATCCCCAGCGCCTTGCGGTCCTATACGCAGCAACAGGGTGAGGTGGAGGCTGGCGGCCGGACGCTGGCTGAACTAGTGTCGGCATTGGATCAGCGCTATCCTGGCATCAGATTCCGCATCATCACGGAGCAGGACACGATCAGGCCGCACATCAGAATTTTCGTGAACGACCAACAGCGATCACACCTGACCGCGCCGCTGCAGCCTGAGGATCGGATCTCCATCGTCTGCGCGCTCAGCGGCGGATAA
- a CDS encoding glycosyl hydrolase translates to MTSTVTTESGAVTLLIGTRKGAFTVTSDRTRRTWKLSAPMFLGHIIHHIVADPRDRRTILMAASTGHLGPTLYRSTNAGKTWKESPAPPAFPKVPEGQNGRSVGHTFWLTPCHANELNAWYAGTSPQGLFRSDDGGVTWKPFSSINDDPQYREWMGTVQDGTPDGPKLHSIIVDPRDPRHLYFAMSGGGVHESVDGGNRFVPLIKGLDVVEGFDASTVTVHDPHCVRLCPSNPDRLYQQNHCGIYRLDRPSDTWVRIGTNMPKKIGDIGFPMVVHPRNADQAWVFPMDGSTVWPRVSPGGKPAAFTTKNAGKSWTRQDKGFPKSNAWWTVKRQAMSRDAHDPVGLYLGTTSGEIWASRNEGATWTCIARHLPEIYSVEAAALGR, encoded by the coding sequence ATGACATCGACTGTCACAACAGAGAGCGGGGCCGTCACCCTGCTGATTGGCACCAGAAAAGGCGCATTCACCGTCACCAGCGACCGGACAAGGCGGACGTGGAAGCTCTCAGCGCCCATGTTCCTCGGTCACATCATCCATCACATCGTCGCCGACCCGCGGGATCGTCGCACGATCTTGATGGCGGCCAGCACAGGGCATCTGGGACCGACGCTGTATCGGTCCACCAACGCCGGGAAAACCTGGAAGGAATCGCCGGCCCCGCCGGCCTTTCCCAAGGTTCCCGAAGGCCAGAACGGTCGCTCTGTCGGTCACACCTTCTGGCTGACGCCCTGTCACGCGAACGAACTGAATGCCTGGTACGCCGGAACATCCCCGCAAGGCCTCTTCCGCTCCGATGACGGAGGGGTCACGTGGAAACCGTTTTCCTCGATCAACGACGATCCGCAATACCGCGAGTGGATGGGCACGGTGCAGGACGGGACGCCGGACGGCCCGAAGCTACACTCGATTATCGTCGATCCACGCGACCCCAGGCACCTCTACTTCGCCATGTCCGGAGGCGGGGTGCATGAATCAGTCGATGGCGGGAACAGATTTGTGCCGCTCATCAAGGGACTGGACGTCGTCGAAGGATTTGACGCCTCGACGGTCACCGTCCACGATCCCCATTGCGTCCGGCTCTGTCCCAGCAATCCGGACCGGCTCTATCAGCAGAACCATTGCGGCATCTACCGGCTCGATCGGCCGTCCGACACCTGGGTGCGGATCGGCACAAACATGCCGAAAAAAATCGGCGATATCGGATTCCCCATGGTGGTGCACCCGCGCAATGCGGACCAGGCCTGGGTCTTTCCCATGGACGGTTCGACGGTCTGGCCGCGCGTGAGTCCCGGCGGCAAACCCGCCGCATTTACGACCAAGAACGCCGGCAAGAGTTGGACGCGCCAAGACAAAGGCTTCCCGAAGTCAAACGCCTGGTGGACGGTGAAGCGTCAGGCGATGAGCCGCGATGCCCATGACCCCGTCGGCCTCTATCTGGGCACCACCAGCGGTGAGATTTGGGCCAGCCGAAACGAGGGGGCAACCTGGACCTGCATTGCCAGGCATCTGCCTGAAATCTATTCGGTCGAAGCGGCTGCCCTCGGACGATGA